In one window of Ovis aries strain OAR_USU_Benz2616 breed Rambouillet chromosome 3, ARS-UI_Ramb_v3.0, whole genome shotgun sequence DNA:
- the TNS2 gene encoding tensin-2 isoform X3 yields the protein MGWPGGSPCCCPAPPRPRPAGRPPQPRKAEPHSFREKVFRKKPPVCAVCKAAIDGTGVSCRVCKVATHRKCEAKVTSSCQALPPVELRRNTAPVRRIEHLGSTKSLNHSKQRSTLPRSFSLDPLMERRWDLDLTYVTERILAASFPARPDEQRHRGHLRELAHVLQSKHRDKYLLFNLSEKRHDLTRLNPKVQDFGWPELHAPPLDKLCSICKAMETWLSADPQHVVVLYCKGSKGKLGVIVSAYMHYSKISAGADQALATLTMRKFCEDKVAAELQPSQRRYITYFSGLLSGAIRMNSSPLFLHYVLVPVLPAFEPGAGFQPFLKIYQSMQLVYTSGVYLRCIQVPLIQLCPLFPSHVAGPGPQQLCISLEPALLLKGDVMVTCYHKGSRGTDRTLVFRVQFHTCTIHGPRLIFSKDQLDEAWADERFPFQASVEFVFSSSPEKIKGSTPRNEPSVSVDYNTAEPAVRWDSYENFNLHHEDSADDSVTHTRGPLDGSPYAQVQRAPRQTPPAPSPEPPPPPLLSVSSDSGHSSTLTTEPAAESPGRPPPTAAERQELERLLGGCGVASGGRGAGRETAILDDEDQPAAGGGPHLGIYSGHRPGLSRHCSCRQGYREPCGVPNGGYYRPEGTLERRRLAFGAYEGAPQGYAEPSVEKRRLCRSLSEGPYPYPPELGKPTNGDFGYRPPGYREVVILEDPGLPALCSCPACEEKLALPTAALYGLRLEREAGEGWASEAGKPLLHPVRPGHPLPLLVPACGHHHTPLPDYSCLKPPKAGEEGHEGCSYALCPEGRYGHPGYPALVTYGYGGAVPSCCPAYGRVPHSCGSPGEGRGYPSPRAHSPRAGSISPGSPPYPQSRKLSYEIPAEEGGDRYPLPGHLAPAGPLASPESPEPVSWRESPSGHSTLPRSPRDAQCSTASELSGPSTPLHTSSPVQGKESTRRQDTRSPTLAPTQRLSPAEALPPVSQGGADKAPELPAGSGPEPPAPGAFSSASPPSSPNDWPQERSLGGRLDSTSPRGPVPNTLPGLRHAPWQGLRDPPDSPDGSPLTPVPTQMPWLVASPEPPQSSPTPAFPLAASYDINGPPQPPLPEKRHLLGPGQQPGPWGPEQASPPARGASHHVTFAPLLPDNAPQPPEPPMQESQSNVKFVQDTSKFWYKPHLSRDQAITLLKDKDPGAFLIRDSHSFQGAYGLALKVATPPPSAQSWKGDPSEQLVRHFLIETGPKGVKIKGCPSEPYFGSLSALVSQHSISPLSLPCCLRIPSKDPLEEVPEAPVPSNMSTAADLLRQGAACSVLYLTSVETESLTGPQAVARASSAALSCSPRPAPAVVHFKVSAQGITLTDNQRKLFFRRHYPVNSITFSSTDPQDRRWTNSDGTTSKIFGFVAKKPGSPWENVCHLFAELDPDQPAGAIVTFITKVLLGQRK from the exons CCTAGGAAAGCTGAGCCACATAGCTTCCGGGAAAAGGTCTTCCGGAAGAAACCACCAGTGTGTGCCGTGTGTAAGGCGGCCATCGATGGGACAGGCGTCTCATGCAGAG TCTGCAAGGTGGCAACACACAGAAAATGTGAAGCAAAG GTGACTTCGTCCTGTCAGGCTTTGCCTCCCGTGGAGCTG CGGAGAAACACCGCCCCTGTGAGGCGCATAGAGCACCTG GGATCCACCAAGTCTCTGAACCACTCAAAGCAGCGCAGCACTCTGCCCAG gagcTTCAGCCTGGACCCGCTCATGGAGCGCCGCTGGGACTTGGACCTCACCTACGTGACGGAGCGGATCCTGGCCGCCTCTTTCCCCGCGCGGCCCGACGAGCAGCGACACCGGGGCCACCTGCGCGAGCTGGCTCACGTGCTGCAATCCAAGCACCGTGACAAGTACCTG CTCTTCAACCTTTCAGAGAAAAGACATGACCTGACCCGCCTAAACCCGAAG GTCCAGGACTTTGGCTGGCCTGAGCTGCACGCACCCCCCCTAGACAAGCTGTGCTCCATTTGCAAAGCCATGGAGACCTGGCTCAGCGCTGACCCGCAGCACGTGGTCGTATTGTACTGCAAG GGGAGCAAGGGCAAGCTCGGTGTCATCGTCTCTGCCTACATGCACTACAGCAAGATCTCTGCAGG GGCAGACCAGGCGCTGGCGACCCTTACCATGCGGAAGTTTTGTGAAGACAAGGTTGCCGCAGAATTGCAGCCCTCCCAGCGCCG GTACATCACCTACTTCAGCGGTCTGCTGTCCGGGGCCATCCGCATGAACAGCAGCCCTCTCTTCCTGCACTATGTGCTGGTGCCCGTGCTGCCAGCCTTTGAACCTGGTGCAG GTTTCCAGCCCTTCCTCAAGATCTACCAATCCATGCAGCTTGTCTACACATCAGGAGTCTA CCTCCGGTGCATCCAAGTGCCCCTGATTCAGCTCTGCCCTCTCTTCCCCAGTCATGTTGCAGGCCCTGGTCCCCAGCAGCTTTGTATCAGCCTGGAGCCAGCCCTCCTCCTCAAAGGCGATGTCATG gtaaCATGCTATCACAAGGGTAGCCGGGGGACTGACCGGACCCTCGTATTCCGAGTCCAGTTCCACACATGCACTATCCATGGACCACGGCTCATCTTCTCCAAGGACCAGTTGGATGAGGCCTGGGCCG ACGAGAGGTTCCCCTTCCAAGCCTCGGTGGAGTtcgtcttctcctccagcccagagAAGATCAAAG GTAGCACCCCACGGAATGAGCCCTCCGTCTCTGTCGACTACAACACTGCAGAGCCCGCAGTGCGCTGGGACTCCTACGAGAACTTCAACCTGCACCATGAGGACAGTGCGGATG ACTCTGTCACCCACACCCGGGGGCCCCTGGATGGCAGTCCTTATGCCCAGGTGCAGCGAGCCCCCCGCCAGACCCCACCGGCCCCATCTCCggagccacccccacccccgctgctTTCTGTCAGCAGCGACTCTGGCCATTCCTCCACGCTGACCACGGAGCCGGCCGCCGAGTCCCCTGGCCGGCCACCTCCGACGGCTGCCGAGCGGCAGGAGCTCGAGCGCCTGCTGGGAGGCTGTGGAGTGGCCAGTGGGGGCCGGGGAGCTGGGCGCGAGACGGCCATCCTTGATGATGAAGACCAGCCCGCTGCGGGCGGAGGCCCCCACCTCGGAATATATTCAGGACACAGGCCTGGCCTCAGCCGCCACTGCTCCTGCCGCCAGGGCTACCGGGAACCCTGCGGGGTCCCCAATGGAGGCTACTACCGGCCAGAGGGGACCCTGGAGAGGCGGCGGCTGGCTTTCGGAGCCTATGAGGGGGCCCCCCAGGGCTATGCTGAGCCCTCCGTGGAGAAGAGGCGCCTCTGCCGCTCGCTGTCCGAGGGGCCGTACCCCTACCCGCCTGAGCTGGGGAAACCCACCAATGGAGACTTTGGCTACCGCCCCCCAGGCTACCGGGAGGTGGTGATCCTGGAAGACCCAGGGCTGCCTGCACTGTGCTCGTGCCCTGCCTGTGAGGAGAAGCTAGCACTGCCCACGGCAGCCCTCTATGGGCTGCGGCtggagagggaggctggggagggctgGGCGAGTGAGGCTGGTAAGCCCCTCCTGCACCCGGTGCGACCCGGGCACCCGCTGCCCCTGCTGGTGCCTGCCTGCGGGCACCACCATACCCCGCTGCCTGACTACAGCTGCTTGAAGCCACCGAAGGCAGGCGAGGAAGGGCATGAGGGCTGCTCCTATGCCTTGTGCCCCGAGGGCAGGTATGGGCACCCAGGGTACCCTGCCCTGGTGACGTACGGCTATGGAGGCGCAGTTCCCAGCTGCTGCCCAGCATACGGCCGGGTGCCGCACAGCTGTGGGTCTCCAGGTGAGGGTAGAGGGTATCCCAGCCCTCGTGCCCACTCCCCCCGGGCTGGCTCCATCTCCCCTGGCAGCCCGCCCTACCCCCAGTCCAGGAAGCTGAGCTATGAGATCCCTGCAGAGGAAGGAGGGGACCGGTATCCGCTGCCTGGGCACCTGGCCCCAGCAGGACCCTTGGCATCTCCAG aGTCGCCGGAGCCTGTGTCCTGGAGGGAGAGTCCCAGCGGGCACAGCACCCTGCCCCGGTCCCCGCGAGATGCCCAGTGCAGCACCGCTTCCGAGCTGTCTGGTCCTTCCACACCGCTGCACACCAGCAGCCCCGTCCAGGGCAAGGAGAG cacCCGACGGCAGGACACCCGGTCCCCCACCTTGGCGCCCACTCAGAGACTGAGTCCCGCGGAGGCCTTGCCGCCTGTTTCCCAGGGAGGCGCTGATAAGGCTCCAGAGCTGCCTGCGGGAAGTGGGCCTGAGCCTCCAGCCCCTGGCGCCTTCTCCTCAGCCTCCCCACCCAGCTCTCCCAACGACTGGCCtcaggagaggagcctggggggccgcTTGGACAGCACCAGTCCAAGGGGGCCTGTACCCAACACCCTGCCCGGCCTCCGTCATGCCCCTTGGCAGGGCCTGCGAGATCCCCCAGACAGCCCGGATGGGTCCCCCCTCACCCCTGTGCCTACTCAGATGCCCTGGCTTGTGGCCAGCCCAGAACCCCCTCAGAGCTCGCCCACACCTGCCTTTCCTCTGGCTGCATCTTACGACATCAAcggccccccccaacccccccttCCTGAGAAACGCCATCTGCTGGGGCCTGGGCAGCAGCCGGGACCCTGGGGCCCGGAGCAGGCATCACCACCAGCCAGAGGCGCTAGTCACCATGTCACTTTTGCACCTCTGCTCCCGGATaatgccccccaacccccag AGCCCCCGATGCAAGAGAGCCAGAGCAATGTCAAGTTTGTCCAGGACACATCCAAGTTCTGGTACAAGCCACACCTGTCCCGTGACCAAG ccaTCACCCTGCTGAAGGACAAAGACCCTGGGGCCTTCCTGATCAGGGACAGTCATTCATTCCAAGGAGCCTATGGGCTGGCTCTCAAGGTGGCCACGCCCCCTCCCAGCGCCCAGTCCTGGAAAG GGGACCCCTCGGAACAGCTGGTCCGCCATTTTCTCATTGAGACTGGGCCCAAAGGGGTGAAGATCAAGGGCTGTCCCAGCGAGCCCTACTTTG GCAGCCTGTCAGCCCTGGTCTCCCAGCACTCCATCTCCCCACTGTCCCTGCCCTGCTGCCTGCGCATTCCCAGCAAAG atcctctggaggaggtccCAGAGGCCCCAGTGCCCAGCAACATGAGTACAGCGGCAGACCTCCTGCGTCAAGGCGCCG CCTGCAGCGTGCTCTACCTGACCTCAGTGGAGACGGAGTCGCTGACAGGCCCCCAAGCAGTGGCACGGGCCAGCTCCGCAGCTCTGAGCTGCAGCCCTCGCCCTGCGCCAGCCGTCGTCCACTTCAAGGTCTCAGCCCAGGGCATCACACTCACAGACAATCAAAGGAA gctcttctttcgCCGCCATTATCCAGTGAACAGCATCACCTTCTCCAGCACTGATCCTCAGGACCGGAG ATGGACCAACTCCGACGGGACCACCTCCAA GATCTTTGGTTTCGTGGCCAAGAAGCCGGGAAGCCCTTGGGAGAATGTGTGCCACCTCTTCGCAGAGCTTGACCCAGATCAGCCTGCAGGCGCCATTGTCACCTTCATCACCAAAGTTCTACTGGGCCAGAGGAAATGA
- the TNS2 gene encoding tensin-2 isoform X5 has product MCWEGGLLSSPPALGQLLRKKSRAGGAMKPRKAEPHSFREKVFRKKPPVCAVCKAAIDGTGVSCRVCKVATHRKCEAKVTSSCQALPPVELRRNTAPVRRIEHLGSTKSLNHSKQRSTLPRSFSLDPLMERRWDLDLTYVTERILAASFPARPDEQRHRGHLRELAHVLQSKHRDKYLLFNLSEKRHDLTRLNPKVQDFGWPELHAPPLDKLCSICKAMETWLSADPQHVVVLYCKGSKGKLGVIVSAYMHYSKISAGADQALATLTMRKFCEDKVAAELQPSQRRYITYFSGLLSGAIRMNSSPLFLHYVLVPVLPAFEPGAGFQPFLKIYQSMQLVYTSGVYHVAGPGPQQLCISLEPALLLKGDVMVTCYHKGSRGTDRTLVFRVQFHTCTIHGPRLIFSKDQLDEAWADERFPFQASVEFVFSSSPEKIKGSTPRNEPSVSVDYNTAEPAVRWDSYENFNLHHEDSADDSVTHTRGPLDGSPYAQVQRAPRQTPPAPSPEPPPPPLLSVSSDSGHSSTLTTEPAAESPGRPPPTAAERQELERLLGGCGVASGGRGAGRETAILDDEDQPAAGGGPHLGIYSGHRPGLSRHCSCRQGYREPCGVPNGGYYRPEGTLERRRLAFGAYEGAPQGYAEPSVEKRRLCRSLSEGPYPYPPELGKPTNGDFGYRPPGYREVVILEDPGLPALCSCPACEEKLALPTAALYGLRLEREAGEGWASEAGKPLLHPVRPGHPLPLLVPACGHHHTPLPDYSCLKPPKAGEEGHEGCSYALCPEGRYGHPGYPALVTYGYGGAVPSCCPAYGRVPHSCGSPGEGRGYPSPRAHSPRAGSISPGSPPYPQSRKLSYEIPAEEGGDRYPLPGHLAPAGPLASPESPEPVSWRESPSGHSTLPRSPRDAQCSTASELSGPSTPLHTSSPVQGKESTRRQDTRSPTLAPTQRLSPAEALPPVSQGGADKAPELPAGSGPEPPAPGAFSSASPPSSPNDWPQERSLGGRLDSTSPRGPVPNTLPGLRHAPWQGLRDPPDSPDGSPLTPVPTQMPWLVASPEPPQSSPTPAFPLAASYDINGPPQPPLPEKRHLLGPGQQPGPWGPEQASPPARGASHHVTFAPLLPDNAPQPPEPPMQESQSNVKFVQDTSKFWYKPHLSRDQAITLLKDKDPGAFLIRDSHSFQGAYGLALKVATPPPSAQSWKGDPSEQLVRHFLIETGPKGVKIKGCPSEPYFGSLSALVSQHSISPLSLPCCLRIPSKDPLEEVPEAPVPSNMSTAADLLRQGAACSVLYLTSVETESLTGPQAVARASSAALSCSPRPAPAVVHFKVSAQGITLTDNQRKLFFRRHYPVNSITFSSTDPQDRRWTNSDGTTSKIFGFVAKKPGSPWENVCHLFAELDPDQPAGAIVTFITKVLLGQRK; this is encoded by the exons CCTAGGAAAGCTGAGCCACATAGCTTCCGGGAAAAGGTCTTCCGGAAGAAACCACCAGTGTGTGCCGTGTGTAAGGCGGCCATCGATGGGACAGGCGTCTCATGCAGAG TCTGCAAGGTGGCAACACACAGAAAATGTGAAGCAAAG GTGACTTCGTCCTGTCAGGCTTTGCCTCCCGTGGAGCTG CGGAGAAACACCGCCCCTGTGAGGCGCATAGAGCACCTG GGATCCACCAAGTCTCTGAACCACTCAAAGCAGCGCAGCACTCTGCCCAG gagcTTCAGCCTGGACCCGCTCATGGAGCGCCGCTGGGACTTGGACCTCACCTACGTGACGGAGCGGATCCTGGCCGCCTCTTTCCCCGCGCGGCCCGACGAGCAGCGACACCGGGGCCACCTGCGCGAGCTGGCTCACGTGCTGCAATCCAAGCACCGTGACAAGTACCTG CTCTTCAACCTTTCAGAGAAAAGACATGACCTGACCCGCCTAAACCCGAAG GTCCAGGACTTTGGCTGGCCTGAGCTGCACGCACCCCCCCTAGACAAGCTGTGCTCCATTTGCAAAGCCATGGAGACCTGGCTCAGCGCTGACCCGCAGCACGTGGTCGTATTGTACTGCAAG GGGAGCAAGGGCAAGCTCGGTGTCATCGTCTCTGCCTACATGCACTACAGCAAGATCTCTGCAGG GGCAGACCAGGCGCTGGCGACCCTTACCATGCGGAAGTTTTGTGAAGACAAGGTTGCCGCAGAATTGCAGCCCTCCCAGCGCCG GTACATCACCTACTTCAGCGGTCTGCTGTCCGGGGCCATCCGCATGAACAGCAGCCCTCTCTTCCTGCACTATGTGCTGGTGCCCGTGCTGCCAGCCTTTGAACCTGGTGCAG GTTTCCAGCCCTTCCTCAAGATCTACCAATCCATGCAGCTTGTCTACACATCAGGAGTCTA TCATGTTGCAGGCCCTGGTCCCCAGCAGCTTTGTATCAGCCTGGAGCCAGCCCTCCTCCTCAAAGGCGATGTCATG gtaaCATGCTATCACAAGGGTAGCCGGGGGACTGACCGGACCCTCGTATTCCGAGTCCAGTTCCACACATGCACTATCCATGGACCACGGCTCATCTTCTCCAAGGACCAGTTGGATGAGGCCTGGGCCG ACGAGAGGTTCCCCTTCCAAGCCTCGGTGGAGTtcgtcttctcctccagcccagagAAGATCAAAG GTAGCACCCCACGGAATGAGCCCTCCGTCTCTGTCGACTACAACACTGCAGAGCCCGCAGTGCGCTGGGACTCCTACGAGAACTTCAACCTGCACCATGAGGACAGTGCGGATG ACTCTGTCACCCACACCCGGGGGCCCCTGGATGGCAGTCCTTATGCCCAGGTGCAGCGAGCCCCCCGCCAGACCCCACCGGCCCCATCTCCggagccacccccacccccgctgctTTCTGTCAGCAGCGACTCTGGCCATTCCTCCACGCTGACCACGGAGCCGGCCGCCGAGTCCCCTGGCCGGCCACCTCCGACGGCTGCCGAGCGGCAGGAGCTCGAGCGCCTGCTGGGAGGCTGTGGAGTGGCCAGTGGGGGCCGGGGAGCTGGGCGCGAGACGGCCATCCTTGATGATGAAGACCAGCCCGCTGCGGGCGGAGGCCCCCACCTCGGAATATATTCAGGACACAGGCCTGGCCTCAGCCGCCACTGCTCCTGCCGCCAGGGCTACCGGGAACCCTGCGGGGTCCCCAATGGAGGCTACTACCGGCCAGAGGGGACCCTGGAGAGGCGGCGGCTGGCTTTCGGAGCCTATGAGGGGGCCCCCCAGGGCTATGCTGAGCCCTCCGTGGAGAAGAGGCGCCTCTGCCGCTCGCTGTCCGAGGGGCCGTACCCCTACCCGCCTGAGCTGGGGAAACCCACCAATGGAGACTTTGGCTACCGCCCCCCAGGCTACCGGGAGGTGGTGATCCTGGAAGACCCAGGGCTGCCTGCACTGTGCTCGTGCCCTGCCTGTGAGGAGAAGCTAGCACTGCCCACGGCAGCCCTCTATGGGCTGCGGCtggagagggaggctggggagggctgGGCGAGTGAGGCTGGTAAGCCCCTCCTGCACCCGGTGCGACCCGGGCACCCGCTGCCCCTGCTGGTGCCTGCCTGCGGGCACCACCATACCCCGCTGCCTGACTACAGCTGCTTGAAGCCACCGAAGGCAGGCGAGGAAGGGCATGAGGGCTGCTCCTATGCCTTGTGCCCCGAGGGCAGGTATGGGCACCCAGGGTACCCTGCCCTGGTGACGTACGGCTATGGAGGCGCAGTTCCCAGCTGCTGCCCAGCATACGGCCGGGTGCCGCACAGCTGTGGGTCTCCAGGTGAGGGTAGAGGGTATCCCAGCCCTCGTGCCCACTCCCCCCGGGCTGGCTCCATCTCCCCTGGCAGCCCGCCCTACCCCCAGTCCAGGAAGCTGAGCTATGAGATCCCTGCAGAGGAAGGAGGGGACCGGTATCCGCTGCCTGGGCACCTGGCCCCAGCAGGACCCTTGGCATCTCCAG aGTCGCCGGAGCCTGTGTCCTGGAGGGAGAGTCCCAGCGGGCACAGCACCCTGCCCCGGTCCCCGCGAGATGCCCAGTGCAGCACCGCTTCCGAGCTGTCTGGTCCTTCCACACCGCTGCACACCAGCAGCCCCGTCCAGGGCAAGGAGAG cacCCGACGGCAGGACACCCGGTCCCCCACCTTGGCGCCCACTCAGAGACTGAGTCCCGCGGAGGCCTTGCCGCCTGTTTCCCAGGGAGGCGCTGATAAGGCTCCAGAGCTGCCTGCGGGAAGTGGGCCTGAGCCTCCAGCCCCTGGCGCCTTCTCCTCAGCCTCCCCACCCAGCTCTCCCAACGACTGGCCtcaggagaggagcctggggggccgcTTGGACAGCACCAGTCCAAGGGGGCCTGTACCCAACACCCTGCCCGGCCTCCGTCATGCCCCTTGGCAGGGCCTGCGAGATCCCCCAGACAGCCCGGATGGGTCCCCCCTCACCCCTGTGCCTACTCAGATGCCCTGGCTTGTGGCCAGCCCAGAACCCCCTCAGAGCTCGCCCACACCTGCCTTTCCTCTGGCTGCATCTTACGACATCAAcggccccccccaacccccccttCCTGAGAAACGCCATCTGCTGGGGCCTGGGCAGCAGCCGGGACCCTGGGGCCCGGAGCAGGCATCACCACCAGCCAGAGGCGCTAGTCACCATGTCACTTTTGCACCTCTGCTCCCGGATaatgccccccaacccccag AGCCCCCGATGCAAGAGAGCCAGAGCAATGTCAAGTTTGTCCAGGACACATCCAAGTTCTGGTACAAGCCACACCTGTCCCGTGACCAAG ccaTCACCCTGCTGAAGGACAAAGACCCTGGGGCCTTCCTGATCAGGGACAGTCATTCATTCCAAGGAGCCTATGGGCTGGCTCTCAAGGTGGCCACGCCCCCTCCCAGCGCCCAGTCCTGGAAAG GGGACCCCTCGGAACAGCTGGTCCGCCATTTTCTCATTGAGACTGGGCCCAAAGGGGTGAAGATCAAGGGCTGTCCCAGCGAGCCCTACTTTG GCAGCCTGTCAGCCCTGGTCTCCCAGCACTCCATCTCCCCACTGTCCCTGCCCTGCTGCCTGCGCATTCCCAGCAAAG atcctctggaggaggtccCAGAGGCCCCAGTGCCCAGCAACATGAGTACAGCGGCAGACCTCCTGCGTCAAGGCGCCG CCTGCAGCGTGCTCTACCTGACCTCAGTGGAGACGGAGTCGCTGACAGGCCCCCAAGCAGTGGCACGGGCCAGCTCCGCAGCTCTGAGCTGCAGCCCTCGCCCTGCGCCAGCCGTCGTCCACTTCAAGGTCTCAGCCCAGGGCATCACACTCACAGACAATCAAAGGAA gctcttctttcgCCGCCATTATCCAGTGAACAGCATCACCTTCTCCAGCACTGATCCTCAGGACCGGAG ATGGACCAACTCCGACGGGACCACCTCCAA GATCTTTGGTTTCGTGGCCAAGAAGCCGGGAAGCCCTTGGGAGAATGTGTGCCACCTCTTCGCAGAGCTTGACCCAGATCAGCCTGCAGGCGCCATTGTCACCTTCATCACCAAAGTTCTACTGGGCCAGAGGAAATGA